One part of the Prochlorococcus marinus str. MIT 9313 genome encodes these proteins:
- a CDS encoding M15 family metallopeptidase produces the protein MLSARTFFRLRPWSDWPIRDCGESLNQIPLSLPRLEPHPYASLGAPYGVDADPFRLRQGVIDRLLRAQDELQQEHPELCLAIFDAWRPIPVQAFMVEHAIAKECRKRKLKRDDLSQAEELQRVIDDVGRFWAPPSLDPCTPPPHSTGAAVDLTLADCHGTALNMGGEIDAIGNISEPDHYREAALDQPQSEAYLWHHRRQSLAEAMGKAGFSQHPNEWWHFSYGDQLWAWRTGVAEAIYGACPLPDSKPRTA, from the coding sequence ATGTTGTCGGCGCGAACTTTTTTCCGGCTGCGCCCTTGGAGTGATTGGCCCATTCGTGATTGCGGGGAATCCCTTAATCAAATACCTCTTTCGTTGCCCCGATTGGAGCCACATCCCTATGCATCCTTAGGTGCCCCCTATGGTGTAGATGCTGATCCCTTTCGGCTGCGTCAGGGTGTGATTGATCGGCTGCTGAGGGCTCAAGATGAGCTGCAGCAAGAGCATCCAGAACTTTGTCTTGCCATTTTTGATGCCTGGCGACCGATTCCTGTTCAAGCTTTTATGGTCGAACATGCCATCGCTAAGGAGTGCCGCAAACGCAAACTGAAGCGCGACGACCTTAGTCAGGCCGAGGAGCTGCAAAGGGTCATTGATGATGTTGGCAGGTTTTGGGCTCCGCCCAGCCTCGATCCTTGTACTCCACCTCCTCATAGCACTGGAGCTGCCGTGGATCTCACCCTTGCTGATTGCCACGGAACAGCTCTGAATATGGGTGGCGAGATCGATGCTATTGGCAACATTTCAGAACCGGATCACTACCGCGAAGCTGCGCTCGATCAACCTCAATCAGAGGCTTACCTCTGGCACCACAGGCGCCAATCTTTAGCAGAGGCCATGGGTAAAGCTGGGTTTTCTCAGCACCCGAATGAATGGTGGCATTTCAGCTATGGAGATCAACTCTGGGCGTGGAGAACGGGTGTCGCAGAAGCAATCTATGGAGCCTGTCCATTACCAGACAGCAAACCAAGGACGGCTTGA
- the chlP gene encoding geranylgeranyl reductase yields MLRVAVVGGGPSGSCAAEVLAKAGIQTWLFERKLDNAKPCGGAIPLCMVDEFDLPESIIDRKVRNMRMISPSNREVDITLDKVYSPDDKSEYIGMCRREVMDAFMRDRAASLGTNLINGLVTKIDTGSNRQGPYTITYSDYSTGKSTGEAKSLEVDLIIGADGANSRVATAMDAGDYNVAIAFQERIKLPNEEMAYYEDLAEMYVGTDVSPDFYGWVFPKYDHVAVGTGTMQKNQTLIKSLQKGVRERAKKRLVHGEVIKVEAHPIPEHPRPRRVVGRMALVGDAAGYVTKSSGEGIYFAAKSGRMCAEQIVESSRSGELIPSEADLKKYLKKWDRKYGSTYIVLSILQAIFYSNDTAREAFVAMCDDMDVQRLTFDSYLYKKVVAMNPWQQIKLTLLTVDALARGIFRNQTSYKPVPSAVRSDEEVNAMLEIKTITGGIKVDNNKDASKQNLASEQEERDPAVSNKS; encoded by the coding sequence ATGCTGCGTGTTGCCGTTGTCGGTGGTGGTCCCAGTGGATCCTGCGCCGCAGAAGTTCTTGCCAAAGCAGGTATCCAGACCTGGCTATTCGAACGCAAACTCGATAACGCCAAGCCTTGTGGTGGAGCGATTCCTCTTTGCATGGTGGATGAATTCGACCTGCCCGAGTCGATCATCGACCGCAAGGTTCGCAACATGAGAATGATCTCTCCATCAAACCGTGAGGTGGATATCACTCTGGACAAGGTTTACAGCCCAGACGACAAGAGTGAATACATCGGCATGTGCCGCAGAGAGGTCATGGATGCCTTTATGCGAGATCGCGCCGCCAGCCTCGGAACTAACTTGATTAATGGACTCGTTACCAAAATCGACACTGGCTCTAATCGTCAAGGTCCATACACAATCACCTATTCCGACTATTCAACTGGTAAATCCACTGGTGAAGCCAAAAGCCTCGAGGTTGACCTCATTATTGGCGCTGATGGAGCCAACAGCCGTGTAGCAACAGCCATGGATGCCGGTGACTACAACGTGGCCATTGCATTCCAAGAGCGCATCAAGCTGCCAAATGAAGAAATGGCTTACTACGAAGATCTTGCTGAAATGTATGTAGGCACTGATGTGTCACCAGACTTCTACGGTTGGGTGTTCCCCAAGTACGACCACGTTGCCGTTGGCACGGGCACCATGCAGAAAAATCAGACCTTAATAAAAAGCTTGCAAAAAGGAGTACGCGAACGGGCTAAGAAACGACTTGTTCATGGAGAAGTGATCAAAGTTGAAGCCCACCCGATTCCTGAGCATCCTCGTCCACGCAGGGTTGTTGGCCGCATGGCCCTTGTTGGAGATGCAGCGGGCTACGTCACCAAAAGCTCTGGCGAAGGCATCTACTTTGCTGCCAAAAGTGGCCGCATGTGTGCTGAACAGATCGTGGAATCGAGTCGGTCTGGTGAATTAATCCCCTCAGAAGCTGATCTCAAGAAATATCTGAAAAAATGGGATCGTAAATACGGTTCTACTTACATCGTTCTGTCAATACTCCAAGCCATCTTTTACTCGAATGACACTGCCAGAGAAGCCTTTGTCGCCATGTGCGATGACATGGATGTGCAACGCCTCACCTTTGATAGTTACCTCTACAAAAAAGTTGTTGCGATGAATCCATGGCAACAGATCAAACTCACACTGCTAACTGTGGATGCACTCGCACGGGGAATTTTCCGTAATCAAACAAGCTATAAACCTGTTCCCAGTGCTGTGCGTAGCGACGAAGAAGTGAATGCCATGCTGGAGATCAAAACCATCACCGGCGGTATCAAGGTAGACAACAACAAAGATGCCTCCAAGCAAAATTTGGCATCAGAACAAGAAGAACGTGACCCTGCTGTTTCAAACAAATCCTAA
- the recG gene encoding ATP-dependent DNA helicase RecG — protein MVAEPFRQSSNQSTQGLSRDQLQHLLSWMRILQQALTLEAENGFKNLEGRQENFHAFLVRQLAEPPSGLLPTKSQARLSQLAEAFASYPDSSESARRRLVTDSRQLLHGIRQGLEPPTPIGPPRLKKRGAERQRQMPLPSGNRSLTLESPLSEVKGIGPKLAERLAGLGLLLVKDLLQYYPRDYVDYSSLRRIQALEAGEAATIVATVRRCHGFTSPRNPNLSILELQLQDPTGRLKVRRFFAGRRFSSPAYLKSQSRLYPPGVTVAVSGLVKGGPYGMSFQDPLIEVMESPHSPLRSQSIGRLLPVYALTEGLTADRFRDLVLQILPLAASWPESLPEQRRQVLRLPRRSDALVAIHHPDDQQTLQSARRRLVFDEFLLLQLGLLKRRAELRRCSAPVLQTAGRRDGLVARFLELLPFPLTAAQQRVLTEIEADLVLSEPMARLIQGDVGSGKTVVAIAALLTAVEAGWQGAFMAPTEVLAEQHYRTLCCWLPQLHVSVELLTGATTRIRRRQILDDLVNGSLKILVGTHALIEDPVAFSRLGLVVVDEQHRFGVKQRNRLLNKGLQPHLLTMTATPIPRTLALSLHGDLDVSQIDELPPGRTPIQTQMIRGCDRDQAYQLIRDQVSRGQRAYVVLPLIEDSEKLDLRSAVKVHAHLSEQVFEEFTVGLLHGRLSSSEKQGVIQSFAAGDCQVLVSTTVVEVGVDVPQASVMVIDHADRFGLAQLHQLRGRVGRGAAASHCVLINDSTNPLARQRLEVLVRSSDGFEIAEIDLRLRGPGQVLGTKQSGLPDLALASLADDGAVLEEARDEAQRLLSEDPNLTDHSRLKELLEAQWQHLSGTAHLN, from the coding sequence GTGGTGGCAGAGCCCTTCCGCCAATCCTCCAACCAGTCCACCCAAGGTCTGAGTAGGGATCAGTTGCAGCATCTACTCAGCTGGATGCGCATCCTGCAGCAAGCATTAACCCTGGAGGCTGAGAACGGTTTTAAGAATCTTGAGGGGCGTCAGGAGAATTTTCATGCATTCTTGGTGCGTCAGTTAGCAGAACCACCCTCTGGATTGCTGCCGACTAAAAGTCAGGCTCGTCTCAGCCAACTAGCTGAAGCCTTTGCGAGTTATCCAGACAGCTCTGAATCGGCGCGACGTCGATTGGTGACGGACTCAAGACAGCTTCTACATGGCATACGCCAGGGATTGGAACCACCAACGCCAATAGGCCCTCCAAGACTCAAGAAGAGGGGAGCTGAAAGGCAACGACAGATGCCTTTACCTAGTGGGAACCGCTCTCTGACGTTGGAAAGCCCACTGTCAGAGGTGAAAGGAATCGGCCCAAAACTTGCTGAACGCTTGGCCGGGCTTGGATTACTGCTCGTCAAAGATTTGCTGCAGTACTACCCCAGGGACTATGTGGATTATTCCTCGCTGCGGCGTATCCAGGCCCTAGAGGCAGGGGAGGCGGCCACGATTGTGGCCACAGTGAGGCGTTGTCATGGCTTCACCAGTCCACGCAACCCAAATTTGTCCATTCTTGAGCTGCAGCTTCAAGACCCAACTGGTCGGCTCAAAGTGAGGAGATTTTTCGCTGGTCGGCGTTTCAGCAGCCCTGCTTACCTCAAAAGCCAGTCACGCCTTTACCCGCCTGGAGTCACTGTGGCCGTAAGTGGATTGGTCAAAGGGGGGCCTTACGGCATGAGTTTTCAAGACCCTTTGATTGAGGTCATGGAGAGTCCGCATTCGCCGTTGCGATCGCAAAGCATTGGCCGGTTGTTGCCTGTGTATGCCCTCACTGAAGGCCTTACGGCTGACCGTTTTCGTGATCTTGTACTGCAGATTTTACCTTTGGCAGCAAGTTGGCCTGAATCCCTGCCTGAACAACGTCGTCAGGTATTGCGTTTACCCAGAAGAAGCGATGCCTTGGTCGCAATTCATCATCCAGACGATCAGCAGACATTGCAGTCTGCTCGACGTCGATTGGTCTTTGACGAGTTTCTTCTATTGCAGTTGGGGTTGTTGAAACGGCGAGCAGAGCTGCGCAGATGTTCTGCTCCTGTATTGCAGACGGCAGGGCGGCGAGATGGCCTTGTGGCTCGCTTCCTGGAGCTTTTGCCATTCCCTCTCACAGCAGCTCAACAGCGTGTGTTGACGGAGATCGAAGCTGACCTGGTGCTCTCGGAACCAATGGCTCGCCTCATTCAGGGAGATGTTGGTAGTGGCAAGACGGTTGTCGCCATAGCAGCCCTGCTCACAGCAGTAGAGGCCGGCTGGCAAGGCGCTTTCATGGCACCCACTGAGGTCCTTGCCGAGCAGCACTACCGCACATTGTGTTGTTGGTTGCCTCAGTTGCATGTCAGCGTCGAGTTACTTACGGGGGCAACCACTCGTATACGTCGCCGTCAGATCCTTGATGATCTCGTCAATGGATCCTTGAAAATACTGGTAGGCACCCATGCCTTAATCGAAGATCCTGTTGCCTTTTCAAGACTGGGTCTGGTGGTGGTTGACGAACAGCATCGCTTTGGAGTGAAGCAGCGCAACAGATTGTTGAACAAGGGGCTTCAGCCTCATCTTTTGACGATGACAGCAACACCCATTCCTCGCACACTGGCACTTTCGCTGCATGGGGATTTGGATGTGAGTCAGATCGATGAATTACCTCCCGGTCGTACCCCCATTCAAACTCAGATGATTAGGGGCTGCGACCGCGATCAGGCCTATCAACTCATCCGTGATCAAGTGTCTCGTGGCCAGCGCGCTTATGTGGTGTTACCGCTGATCGAGGACTCCGAGAAACTTGATTTGCGTTCAGCAGTTAAGGTTCACGCCCATTTATCAGAGCAAGTGTTTGAGGAGTTCACGGTTGGATTACTGCATGGACGTTTGAGTAGCTCAGAGAAGCAGGGCGTGATTCAATCCTTCGCAGCGGGTGATTGCCAGGTGCTGGTCTCTACCACTGTGGTGGAGGTAGGCGTGGATGTACCTCAAGCAAGTGTGATGGTGATCGACCACGCGGATCGCTTTGGGCTAGCCCAATTGCATCAACTGCGAGGTCGTGTGGGACGTGGCGCAGCGGCGTCCCATTGCGTACTGATCAATGACAGCACAAACCCATTAGCAAGGCAGCGACTTGAAGTCCTTGTGCGCTCCAGTGATGGCTTTGAGATTGCTGAGATTGACTTACGCTTGCGAGGGCCAGGGCAGGTGCTTGGCACCAAACAGTCTGGATTGCCTGATTTGGCCCTGGCCAGCCTGGCGGATGATGGGGCCGTGCTTGAAGAGGCTCGTGATGAGGCTCAAAGACTGCTCAGCGAAGATCCAAACCTGACTGACCACTCTCGGCTCAAGGAGTTGCTGGAGGCACAGTGGCAGCATCTGAGCGGAACAGCCCATCTGAATTGA
- the tsf gene encoding translation elongation factor Ts, giving the protein MADVSAKIVKDLRDKTGAGMMDCKKALAESDGDMVKASEWLRQKGIASAEKKSSRIAAEGAIGTYIHTGARVGVLLELNCETDFVARGDLFQGLLKDVAMQVAACPNVEYVSTEEIPVDVVEKEKSIEMGRDDLSGKPEQIKAKIVEGRIGKRLKELVLLEQPFIRDSSMTVAELVKQVAGKIGENIKVRRFTRYTLGEGIEVDQTDFATEVASMKTA; this is encoded by the coding sequence ATGGCGGACGTATCAGCCAAAATTGTCAAGGACCTGCGCGACAAGACCGGCGCGGGAATGATGGACTGCAAGAAAGCCCTTGCAGAGAGTGACGGAGATATGGTCAAGGCGAGCGAATGGCTGCGTCAGAAGGGTATTGCCAGTGCAGAGAAGAAATCTTCTCGCATTGCTGCTGAAGGTGCCATTGGTACTTACATCCACACCGGAGCCAGGGTCGGGGTACTTCTTGAGTTGAACTGCGAAACTGATTTTGTTGCTCGTGGTGATTTGTTCCAAGGGCTTTTAAAGGATGTCGCTATGCAAGTGGCGGCCTGCCCGAATGTTGAATACGTGAGCACAGAAGAGATTCCTGTTGATGTCGTTGAAAAGGAAAAATCTATTGAGATGGGTCGCGATGATCTTTCTGGCAAGCCTGAACAGATCAAGGCAAAGATCGTTGAAGGACGAATTGGCAAGCGCCTTAAGGAACTGGTCTTGCTTGAGCAACCCTTTATCCGTGACAGCTCCATGACGGTTGCGGAACTCGTCAAGCAAGTTGCTGGCAAGATTGGAGAGAACATCAAGGTTCGCCGCTTCACCCGCTACACCCTTGGGGAGGGGATTGAAGTCGACCAGACTGATTTCGCTACAGAAGTAGCGTCCATGAAGACTGCTTAA
- the glyS gene encoding glycine--tRNA ligase subunit beta encodes MSTLLVEIGTEELPADFARLALPQLEQMVSRDLQGLRLSYGMLQCTSTPRRLVVLVENLASATADLEEVRKGPPAGQAFKNGVPTQAAAGFAKRCGLKAEDLEIRETPKGPFVFATVLEHGRSAMELLTDQIPEWIGSLQGRRFMRWGEGERRFSRPIRWLVALLDEQIIPVCLDGSDPEICAANLSRGHRLHDQAVIIPSAESYVQTLAKVGVEVDRQKRGTLIRHAIDTAAAGLEACPNCPDDLFEELTDLVEAPLLLEGTFAKSYLDLPAEVLSTVMRVHQRYVPLYRLDAVNDPLALDAKSSLLPRFLCISNGLAKASDPVRRGNERVLKARLADAEFFVEADRSLASIERRKKLAHVTFAEGLGSLLDRVERMEWLTDVLVELLDLSAEISVQVRRAVHLCKHDLVSQMVGEFPELQGVMGAKYLLAEGEPREVALAVLEHYLPRGAGDALPESESGAVLALADRLELLLSIYAKGDRPSGSSDPYALRRAGNGLLQILWSKGWRLNLLALLQRATNHWSKLLPHLNVTPSALAAELGEFLRQRMLSLLEEAGTDIDLAQAVAGETVLIDRLLSDPADARLRVDLLVRMRRTGKLLAVQAVVTRAARLAEKGDLPATVLSAAEVVDPGLFEKPSELEMLKVLNALEPITKDSSSERYRHLADGLIAGSEALAAFFDGDQSVMVMSEDLAVRANRLNLLSLLRNQAGVLADFSQISG; translated from the coding sequence GTGTCGACCCTTCTAGTGGAGATTGGGACTGAGGAGCTGCCAGCTGATTTTGCCCGGCTTGCCTTACCCCAACTGGAGCAGATGGTAAGTCGTGACTTGCAAGGTCTACGTCTTAGCTACGGCATGCTCCAATGCACGAGTACGCCAAGGCGACTTGTCGTGCTGGTTGAAAACTTGGCCAGCGCTACTGCTGATCTAGAAGAAGTACGCAAGGGTCCACCGGCTGGCCAAGCTTTCAAAAATGGTGTGCCAACCCAGGCAGCCGCTGGCTTTGCCAAACGCTGTGGGCTGAAAGCAGAGGATCTCGAGATTCGGGAGACCCCGAAGGGACCTTTTGTGTTTGCAACCGTGCTTGAGCATGGGCGTTCTGCAATGGAACTACTAACAGACCAGATCCCTGAGTGGATAGGTAGCCTTCAAGGCCGACGTTTCATGCGCTGGGGCGAAGGTGAAAGGCGTTTCTCTCGTCCGATTCGTTGGCTTGTGGCCCTGCTCGATGAGCAGATCATCCCTGTTTGCCTTGACGGCAGCGACCCAGAGATTTGTGCAGCGAACCTGAGTCGAGGCCATCGACTTCACGATCAAGCTGTCATCATTCCTTCTGCAGAAAGTTACGTACAAACCCTCGCCAAGGTTGGTGTAGAGGTCGATCGGCAAAAACGTGGCACCTTGATCCGTCATGCAATTGATACGGCTGCTGCTGGTCTTGAAGCATGCCCTAATTGTCCTGATGATCTTTTCGAAGAGCTCACCGACCTAGTGGAAGCACCTCTGCTTTTAGAGGGAACCTTCGCCAAGTCATATCTAGATCTACCCGCTGAAGTGCTCAGCACCGTAATGAGAGTGCATCAGCGCTATGTGCCCCTTTACCGTCTTGATGCTGTCAATGACCCTCTTGCTCTCGATGCCAAGAGCAGTCTTCTGCCCAGATTCCTTTGCATCAGCAATGGGCTCGCGAAGGCAAGCGATCCTGTAAGACGAGGCAATGAGCGGGTGCTCAAAGCCAGGCTGGCTGATGCAGAATTCTTTGTCGAAGCCGATCGCTCTTTAGCCAGCATCGAGCGGCGCAAAAAGCTAGCGCATGTGACCTTTGCCGAGGGCCTTGGTTCTCTGCTCGATCGAGTTGAGCGCATGGAATGGCTCACTGATGTGCTTGTTGAGCTGCTGGATCTTTCTGCTGAAATTTCTGTACAAGTGCGTCGAGCCGTCCATCTCTGTAAACACGATCTGGTTAGTCAGATGGTGGGCGAATTTCCAGAGCTACAGGGCGTGATGGGAGCGAAATATTTGTTAGCGGAAGGAGAGCCTCGAGAAGTAGCCCTTGCCGTTTTGGAGCATTACCTGCCACGTGGGGCAGGGGATGCTTTGCCCGAGTCAGAGTCGGGAGCAGTGCTTGCCCTGGCCGATCGCCTGGAATTGCTGCTCAGCATCTATGCCAAGGGTGACCGTCCTAGTGGCTCCTCAGACCCCTATGCCTTGCGCAGGGCCGGCAACGGTCTTTTGCAAATCCTTTGGTCGAAGGGTTGGCGACTGAATCTGCTCGCCTTATTGCAACGAGCGACGAACCATTGGAGCAAGCTCCTACCGCATCTCAATGTCACACCATCCGCCTTGGCGGCAGAGCTTGGTGAGTTTCTTCGCCAGCGGATGCTCAGCCTGCTGGAGGAGGCAGGAACCGATATTGATCTGGCCCAAGCGGTTGCTGGCGAAACAGTTTTGATCGATCGTCTTCTTTCTGACCCTGCAGATGCGCGACTGCGAGTGGATCTGCTCGTGAGGATGCGCCGCACGGGTAAGTTGCTGGCGGTTCAGGCTGTTGTTACCAGAGCAGCACGCTTAGCAGAGAAAGGGGACCTACCAGCAACCGTACTGAGTGCGGCTGAGGTCGTTGATCCTGGTTTGTTTGAAAAGCCTAGTGAGTTGGAGATGTTGAAAGTGCTCAATGCTCTTGAACCAATCACCAAGGATTCCTCAAGTGAACGCTACCGCCATTTAGCAGATGGCCTGATTGCTGGCTCGGAAGCTCTCGCAGCTTTTTTTGATGGTGATCAGAGTGTGATGGTCATGAGTGAAGATCTCGCTGTACGCGCAAACCGTCTCAATCTGCTTAGCCTTTTGCGCAACCAAGCTGGTGTGCTGGCCGATTTCAGCCAAATCAGCGGCTAA
- the rpsB gene encoding 30S ribosomal protein S2: MAVVTLSEMMEAGAHFGHQTRRWNPKMSRYIYCARNGVHIIDLVQTAICMNNAYKWTRSSARSGKRFLFVGTKKQASEVVALEATRCGASYVNQRWLGGMLTNWTTMKARIDRLKDLERMESSGAIAMRPKKEASVLRRELERLQKYLGGLKGMRRLPDVVVLVDQRRETNAVLEARKLDIPLVSMLDTNCDPDLCEVPIPCNDDAVRSVQLVLGRLADAINEGRHGTNDQRGADDSDD, translated from the coding sequence ATGGCTGTTGTCACGCTTTCAGAAATGATGGAGGCGGGCGCCCACTTTGGGCATCAAACCCGTCGCTGGAATCCCAAGATGTCGCGCTACATCTATTGTGCGCGTAATGGAGTCCATATCATTGACCTAGTGCAGACCGCGATCTGCATGAACAATGCCTACAAATGGACTCGTTCTTCCGCCCGAAGTGGAAAGCGATTCCTTTTTGTTGGTACCAAAAAGCAGGCCTCTGAAGTGGTGGCGTTGGAAGCCACTCGCTGCGGAGCTTCCTATGTGAATCAACGTTGGCTTGGTGGCATGCTCACCAACTGGACCACGATGAAGGCTCGAATTGATCGATTGAAGGATCTGGAGCGGATGGAATCCAGTGGTGCTATTGCCATGCGACCCAAGAAAGAAGCTTCCGTTTTGCGTCGCGAACTTGAGCGACTGCAGAAGTACCTCGGTGGTCTCAAAGGGATGAGACGGTTGCCTGATGTCGTGGTGCTAGTTGATCAACGCCGTGAAACCAACGCTGTGCTTGAAGCCCGCAAGTTGGACATTCCCTTGGTGTCCATGCTTGACACCAATTGCGATCCTGACCTTTGCGAGGTCCCGATCCCTTGTAATGACGATGCCGTTCGTTCTGTGCAGCTTGTGCTGGGCCGACTGGCTGATGCCATCAACGAAGGCCGTCATGGCACTAATGACCAAAGAGGTGCTGACGACAGCGACGATTGA
- a CDS encoding NADPH-dependent assimilatory sulfite reductase hemoprotein subunit: protein MTEGQTTSGQAADLKFAACLASGAEQSKFEQFKADSCYLLDPLAAELENSSDHFSNDAVQLLKFHGSYQQDNRDNRQKGAGKDWQMMLRLRSPGGRIPPALFLALDDLSNRLGNGSLRATTRQAFQIHGVRKEDLREVISTIIRSMGSTLAACGDITRNVMAPAAPYEKGGYPAARQLANEIADVLSPTAAEGSYLDLWVNGNATYRIRPSRRVKKVRTRQHQGNVFSGDAKEPLYGTTYLPRKFKCAVTVPGDNSVDLLTNDIGLVVFTAANGEIKGCNVYVGGGMGRTHNNEQTFARTADPLGYVAAEHVLDLVQSILALQRDYGDRKTRRHARMKYLLNDHGISWFKQELKSKYFLHPIKALRPEPKSKLEDYLGWHQQSVGQWFVGLPLLSGRLEGDLKKGLRQLVETFQLEIRLTPNQDLLLCNIGTSQRSSVRKGLAALGIRAPEAPAMLARHAMACPALPLCGLAVTEAERTLPALLERIDAQLRRLEITKSILIRMTGCPNGCARPYMAELALVGSGVDQYQLWLGGTPNLQRLAKPYLQRMPLDQLESTLEPLLLSWKQAGGRRSLGDHVNKLGDQAVLGLLSGNGQAP from the coding sequence GTGACCGAAGGGCAGACAACATCTGGCCAAGCGGCAGATCTCAAGTTCGCAGCTTGTCTCGCCAGTGGAGCAGAGCAGAGCAAATTTGAACAATTCAAGGCTGACAGCTGCTACTTACTAGACCCCCTGGCTGCTGAACTTGAGAACAGCAGTGATCACTTCAGCAACGACGCCGTACAGCTGCTCAAATTCCACGGAAGCTATCAACAGGACAACCGAGATAACCGCCAGAAAGGTGCGGGTAAGGACTGGCAAATGATGCTGCGTCTGCGCAGCCCTGGCGGACGTATTCCACCAGCATTGTTTTTAGCCTTAGATGATCTGTCCAATCGCCTTGGCAATGGGAGCCTGCGGGCCACTACCCGCCAGGCGTTCCAGATTCATGGGGTCCGCAAGGAGGACCTGCGGGAAGTTATCAGCACAATCATCCGATCAATGGGATCAACCCTGGCGGCTTGTGGTGATATCACTCGCAACGTTATGGCACCAGCAGCTCCCTATGAGAAAGGTGGTTATCCAGCTGCCCGACAACTTGCCAATGAAATCGCCGATGTTCTCAGCCCAACGGCAGCGGAGGGGTCCTATCTGGACCTATGGGTGAATGGAAATGCGACCTACCGCATCCGCCCCTCCAGGCGAGTGAAAAAAGTTCGTACCCGCCAGCATCAGGGCAACGTCTTCAGTGGAGATGCCAAGGAACCTCTCTATGGCACGACCTACTTGCCGCGCAAATTTAAGTGCGCCGTCACCGTGCCAGGCGATAACTCAGTTGATTTACTTACCAATGACATCGGTCTAGTTGTCTTTACTGCTGCAAACGGTGAAATCAAGGGTTGCAATGTCTATGTGGGTGGCGGCATGGGTCGAACCCACAACAATGAACAGACATTCGCCCGCACAGCTGATCCTCTTGGCTATGTGGCTGCAGAGCATGTATTGGATTTGGTGCAGTCGATTTTGGCCTTGCAACGCGACTACGGAGACCGAAAGACAAGGCGTCATGCCCGCATGAAATATCTTCTCAATGATCATGGGATCAGCTGGTTTAAACAGGAACTCAAGAGCAAATACTTCCTTCATCCAATCAAAGCGTTAAGGCCTGAACCAAAGAGCAAACTTGAGGACTATCTGGGCTGGCATCAGCAAAGCGTTGGCCAATGGTTTGTTGGTTTGCCACTGCTCTCTGGTCGCTTGGAAGGAGATCTAAAGAAAGGACTCCGCCAACTGGTAGAGACCTTTCAACTTGAAATTCGGCTAACACCGAATCAGGATCTATTGCTCTGCAATATCGGGACGTCACAACGATCTAGTGTGCGCAAAGGTCTAGCCGCTCTAGGCATCCGCGCCCCAGAGGCTCCTGCGATGCTGGCACGGCATGCAATGGCTTGCCCTGCGTTGCCCTTATGTGGTCTGGCGGTAACCGAAGCAGAGAGAACGCTGCCTGCCTTGCTTGAGCGAATTGATGCTCAGCTGCGACGTCTTGAAATTACTAAATCAATCCTGATCCGCATGACAGGTTGTCCTAATGGATGCGCTCGGCCCTATATGGCTGAGCTTGCTCTAGTGGGAAGTGGTGTCGATCAATATCAACTCTGGCTGGGAGGCACCCCAAATCTGCAACGTCTTGCCAAACCCTATTTACAGCGGATGCCCCTCGATCAACTCGAGAGCACGCTTGAGCCCCTATTGCTGAGCTGGAAGCAAGCTGGTGGTCGACGCAGCCTCGGAGATCATGTCAACAAACTTGGCGATCAAGCCGTCCTTGGTTTGCTGTCTGGTAATGGACAGGCTCCATAG